The Aquiluna sp. KACHI24 genome contains a region encoding:
- the nrdE gene encoding class 1b ribonucleoside-diphosphate reductase subunit alpha: MTGKTSIESALSYQDLNAMINLWGEDQKLQLEKDKLAVRKYFLDHVNQNTVFFHSLKERLDYLVENEYYEKEILDQYSFEFIQQLEDLAYSKKFRFEAFMGAYKFYTGYALKTFDGTRYLERFEDRVVMVALTLAAGDEAMATHLVEEIISGRFQPATPTFLNCGKKQRGEFVSCFLLRIEDNMESISRGINSALQLSKRGGGVALSLSNIREYGAPIKKIEGQSSGIIPVMKLLEDSFSYANQLGARQGAGAVYLNAHHPDIMRFLDTKRENADEKIRIKTLSIGVVVPDITLELAKNGEDMYLFSPYDVEKVYGIPFGDISVTEKYAEMVDDPRIRKSKIKARELFERIAELQFESGYPYVMYEDTVNKANPIQGRINMSNLCSEILQVNTPTTYNADLSYDQIGKDISCNLGSMNIAMAMDGPDFGATVETAIRALTAVSDMSNIESVRSISDGNHKSHAIGLGQMNLHGYLAREKVHYGSEESIDFTNMYFYTVVYHAIKASNKIAIERKSHFHNFENSKYATGEYFDKYTDQVWAPATEKVKELFARSGVQIPTQEDWKELKASVMKHGIYNQNLQAVPPTGSISYINNSTSSIHPIASRIEVRKEGKLGRVYYPAPFLSEETWEYYEDAYEVGPEKIIDVYAAATQHVDQGLSLTLFFKDTATTRDVNRAQIYAWRKGIKTIYYIRIRQAALEGTEVENCVSCML, translated from the coding sequence CTGACCGGTAAGACCAGCATTGAGTCAGCACTGAGCTACCAAGACCTCAACGCCATGATCAACCTGTGGGGTGAGGACCAGAAACTACAGCTAGAGAAGGACAAGCTTGCGGTTCGCAAGTACTTCCTGGACCACGTCAACCAGAACACCGTCTTCTTCCACAGCCTCAAGGAGCGCTTGGACTACCTAGTAGAGAACGAGTACTACGAGAAGGAAATTCTTGACCAGTACTCTTTCGAGTTCATCCAGCAGCTTGAGGATTTGGCCTACTCCAAAAAGTTCCGCTTCGAGGCCTTCATGGGTGCCTACAAGTTCTACACCGGCTACGCACTAAAGACTTTCGATGGCACTCGCTACCTTGAGCGTTTCGAGGACCGCGTTGTAATGGTTGCGCTGACCCTGGCAGCTGGCGATGAGGCGATGGCCACTCACCTGGTTGAAGAGATCATCTCCGGTCGCTTCCAGCCAGCCACCCCGACTTTCCTAAACTGCGGCAAGAAGCAGCGCGGAGAGTTTGTCTCCTGCTTCCTGCTTCGTATCGAAGACAACATGGAGTCGATCTCCCGCGGTATCAACTCAGCGCTGCAGCTTTCAAAGCGCGGTGGCGGTGTTGCGCTGAGCCTTTCCAACATTCGTGAATACGGCGCACCAATCAAGAAGATTGAGGGCCAGTCCTCCGGAATCATCCCAGTTATGAAGCTTCTAGAGGACAGCTTCTCCTACGCCAACCAGCTAGGTGCTCGTCAGGGTGCCGGTGCCGTTTACCTAAACGCTCACCACCCAGACATCATGCGATTCCTGGACACCAAGCGCGAGAACGCCGACGAGAAGATTCGTATCAAGACCCTATCTATCGGTGTTGTAGTGCCAGACATCACCCTGGAGCTAGCCAAGAACGGCGAGGACATGTACCTGTTCTCCCCATACGATGTCGAGAAGGTTTACGGCATCCCATTTGGCGACATCTCGGTTACCGAGAAGTACGCAGAGATGGTTGATGACCCTCGAATTCGCAAGTCCAAGATCAAGGCTCGTGAGCTATTCGAGCGAATCGCAGAGCTGCAGTTCGAGTCCGGTTACCCATACGTCATGTACGAGGACACCGTAAACAAGGCCAACCCAATCCAGGGCCGCATCAACATGTCAAACCTATGCTCCGAGATTCTGCAGGTGAACACTCCAACCACCTACAACGCAGACCTCTCCTACGACCAGATCGGTAAGGACATCTCCTGCAACCTGGGCTCAATGAACATCGCTATGGCAATGGATGGTCCAGACTTTGGTGCCACAGTTGAGACCGCAATCCGTGCCTTGACCGCCGTCTCTGACATGTCAAACATCGAGAGCGTGCGTTCAATCTCGGACGGCAACCACAAGAGCCACGCAATTGGTCTTGGTCAGATGAACCTGCACGGCTACCTCGCACGCGAGAAGGTCCACTACGGCTCGGAGGAGTCAATCGACTTCACCAACATGTACTTCTACACCGTGGTCTACCACGCCATCAAGGCATCAAACAAGATCGCCATTGAGCGAAAGAGCCACTTCCACAACTTCGAAAACTCGAAGTATGCAACCGGTGAGTACTTCGACAAGTACACCGACCAGGTCTGGGCTCCAGCGACTGAGAAGGTCAAGGAGCTATTTGCTCGCAGCGGTGTTCAGATTCCTACCCAGGAAGACTGGAAGGAGCTGAAGGCTTCGGTCATGAAGCACGGCATCTACAACCAGAACCTGCAGGCGGTGCCACCAACCGGTTCCATCTCCTACATCAACAACTCGACCAGCTCGATCCACCCAATCGCATCTCGCATCGAGGTTCGCAAGGAAGGAAAGCTTGGTCGTGTTTACTACCCAGCCCCATTCCTATCCGAGGAGACCTGGGAGTACTACGAGGACGCCTACGAGGTTGGACCAGAGAAGATCATCGACGTCTACGCCGCTGCAACTCAGCACGTAGACCAGGGTCTATCGCTGACCCTGTTCTTCAAGGACACCGCTACCACCCGTGATGTCAACCGCGCTCAGATCTACGCATGGCGCAAGGGCATCAAGACCATCTACTACATCAGAATTCGACAGGCTGCACTGGAGGGCACCGAAGTCGAAAACTGCGTCAGCTGCATGCTGTAA
- a CDS encoding copper chaperone PCu(A)C, with amino-acid sequence MKKLGILLSAALVLTGCTQTPDVSVSDFWVKSSEMSMVGGMTAVYGTITNNSSKEITLVGGLTDVAGKVEVHEMAMIDGAMKMQKIDGGLVIPAGQSVVLEPGGNHLMLLELTGAVEPGSQISVTLDFEGTEDVTLEGVVAKPAEGGDEEYHTEGMDH; translated from the coding sequence ATGAAAAAGCTCGGAATTTTGCTCTCCGCCGCCTTGGTTTTGACCGGCTGCACCCAGACCCCAGATGTTTCAGTTTCTGACTTCTGGGTGAAGAGCTCCGAGATGAGCATGGTTGGTGGCATGACAGCCGTTTACGGCACCATCACAAACAACTCAAGCAAGGAGATCACCTTGGTCGGTGGTTTGACCGATGTCGCTGGCAAGGTTGAGGTGCACGAGATGGCGATGATTGACGGTGCCATGAAGATGCAAAAAATCGATGGCGGCCTAGTTATCCCAGCGGGGCAGAGTGTGGTGCTTGAACCAGGTGGCAACCACCTCATGCTCCTGGAGCTCACTGGAGCCGTGGAACCCGGTAGTCAAATCAGCGTTACCCTGGATTTTGAAGGTACAGAAGATGTCACTTTGGAAGGCGTGGTGGCAAAGCCAGCCGAAGGTGGCGATGAGGAGTACCACACAGAAGGCATGGATCACTAA
- a CDS encoding Dyp-type peroxidase, with protein MVTRRGFLAGTAASAAAAGLASGVTAFASAASAETQTAKRALEFYGPHQMGIEADLQAVTSFIAFDLKPSVDKAAMLRWMSLITDDISRLSQGDPVLADPSPELALGAARFSAYVGFGPNLFRKLGLEDQMPIGFGELPKFKIDQLKPEFSGGDVLIHVAADDPVVLSHGARGLVRDSMPFANVRWTQSGFAHTPGMVPAGVTHRNLMGQIDGTANPKFGTEDFDNVVWISDGPEWAIGGTQLVFRRIAMQLDTWDQLGTPSKEEVIGRRLSNGAPLTGERESDIPDLAARHPNGLKVIPDFAHIRRAAPEREGERIFRRPFSYEAGFNAQGSLDVGLLWAAYQANMQNQFIPIQNRLAEVDLLNKWTLPIGSAVFAVAGGVRPGEVIAQRLFF; from the coding sequence ATGGTCACCCGCAGAGGTTTTCTAGCTGGCACCGCAGCATCCGCTGCGGCTGCCGGTCTAGCCTCTGGCGTAACCGCCTTTGCCTCGGCGGCAAGTGCCGAGACCCAGACCGCAAAACGGGCACTTGAGTTTTACGGCCCACACCAGATGGGTATCGAGGCAGACCTCCAAGCGGTCACCAGTTTCATCGCATTTGACCTAAAGCCAAGTGTTGATAAAGCCGCCATGCTGCGTTGGATGAGCTTGATAACCGATGACATCTCAAGGCTCAGTCAAGGTGATCCGGTGTTGGCTGACCCATCGCCAGAGTTGGCGTTGGGTGCAGCTAGGTTCTCCGCCTATGTTGGTTTTGGCCCGAATCTTTTTAGAAAGCTCGGCCTAGAAGATCAGATGCCGATTGGTTTTGGCGAGCTGCCAAAATTCAAGATCGATCAGCTCAAACCAGAGTTCTCCGGAGGAGATGTACTGATCCACGTGGCTGCTGATGACCCGGTGGTTCTTAGCCACGGCGCCCGCGGTTTGGTACGTGACAGCATGCCATTTGCCAATGTGCGGTGGACCCAGTCCGGTTTTGCTCACACCCCGGGCATGGTTCCTGCGGGTGTTACTCACCGAAACCTGATGGGTCAAATTGATGGCACCGCTAATCCAAAGTTCGGCACCGAGGACTTTGACAACGTGGTTTGGATCAGCGATGGGCCTGAGTGGGCGATTGGTGGCACTCAGCTGGTCTTCAGACGCATAGCCATGCAGCTTGATACCTGGGATCAGCTCGGCACACCCTCAAAAGAAGAGGTAATCGGTAGACGACTATCAAACGGAGCTCCGCTCACGGGAGAGCGTGAATCAGATATCCCCGACCTAGCCGCCAGGCACCCGAATGGTTTAAAGGTCATCCCAGATTTCGCTCACATTCGCCGAGCTGCTCCCGAGCGTGAGGGGGAGCGGATCTTTAGAAGACCTTTCTCCTATGAGGCAGGTTTCAATGCTCAGGGGTCTTTGGATGTTGGGCTGCTATGGGCTGCCTATCAAGCCAACATGCAAAACCAGTTCATCCCGATTCAAAACCGTTTGGCCGAGGTTGACCTTCTAAATAAGTGGACTTTGCCGATTGGTTCGGCAGTGTTTGCCGTAGCGGGCGGCGTGCGCCCGGGTGAGGTCATCGCCCAGCGACTATTCTTCTAG
- the nrdI gene encoding class Ib ribonucleoside-diphosphate reductase assembly flavoprotein NrdI: MFDLVYFSSVSENTKRFVDKLGGHAVRIPLKTEEAAQFVHPKDSVLIVPTYGGGNDGSTVPKQVIKYLNNPDNRKHIKAVIAGGNTNFGEHFCRAGDIVAQKLGVPVLYRFEITGTPEDVVEVKERLAKLWQTNS; the protein is encoded by the coding sequence ATGTTCGATTTGGTTTACTTCTCGAGCGTCTCTGAAAACACCAAGCGCTTCGTGGACAAACTTGGCGGCCATGCAGTTCGGATCCCACTAAAGACCGAAGAAGCAGCTCAGTTTGTTCACCCCAAGGACAGCGTCCTGATAGTCCCCACCTACGGCGGCGGAAACGATGGATCGACTGTTCCAAAACAGGTAATCAAATACCTGAACAATCCGGACAACCGGAAACACATCAAAGCGGTAATCGCGGGGGGAAACACCAATTTCGGTGAGCACTTCTGTAGAGCGGGCGACATAGTCGCCCAAAAGCTCGGGGTTCCGGTGCTCTATCGCTTTGAAATCACTGGAACACCAGAAGATGTAGTCGAAGTCAAAGAAAGGCTGGCCAAGCTGTGGCAAACCAACTCGTAG
- a CDS encoding GNAT family N-acetyltransferase, giving the protein MIRPLTLDDAEATLKVANTHELRVDPEIELYPLSEMPQWFQGFGEPAVVFGHEQDRLDAALFIQTDSAKNWVDLDLFTDCSDDVAKELLQFGIEWTKANRPGFKIRAAGNKNDVQLHQLFSEFGFQHYRDYWKLVWRNISQAVPHSNPQLEIRSVNFDANAKLIHELESKTFSEHFGYVPIAFDAWLRQRKSIESMDPNGFLIAYYDAQPAGFLIADDSRADQNGGWVDKLGVLSEYRGIGIGKTLLNHVATYYLARGFDSVALGADTGNDSGALDLYFGLGFEPMLIWRAVVLPALS; this is encoded by the coding sequence TTGATTCGCCCGCTGACTCTTGATGATGCCGAGGCAACTCTAAAGGTTGCCAACACGCATGAGCTTCGAGTTGACCCCGAGATCGAGCTCTACCCACTGAGCGAGATGCCGCAGTGGTTTCAGGGCTTTGGTGAACCAGCGGTGGTCTTTGGTCATGAACAGGATCGATTGGATGCGGCGCTGTTTATCCAAACTGATAGCGCTAAGAATTGGGTCGATCTCGATCTCTTTACCGACTGCTCCGACGATGTAGCGAAAGAGCTCCTTCAATTCGGGATTGAGTGGACCAAAGCGAATCGACCCGGATTCAAGATCCGCGCCGCGGGCAACAAAAACGATGTGCAGCTGCATCAGCTCTTCTCTGAGTTCGGTTTTCAGCACTACCGGGATTACTGGAAACTGGTGTGGAGAAACATCTCCCAGGCAGTGCCTCACTCGAACCCGCAGCTCGAGATTCGGTCGGTTAACTTTGATGCCAACGCAAAGCTGATTCATGAGCTTGAGTCCAAGACTTTCTCGGAGCATTTTGGGTATGTGCCGATAGCTTTCGACGCTTGGCTCAGACAGCGAAAGTCAATCGAGTCTATGGACCCAAACGGATTTCTAATTGCCTACTACGACGCCCAGCCGGCCGGGTTTTTGATAGCCGATGATTCCAGGGCCGACCAAAACGGAGGCTGGGTCGACAAGCTTGGAGTTTTGAGCGAGTACCGCGGCATCGGGATCGGCAAAACGCTCTTGAATCATGTGGCTACCTATTACTTGGCAAGGGGTTTTGACTCCGTTGCACTTGGTGCCGACACTGGTAACGACTCCGGAGCGCTGGATCTCTACTTCGGTCTTGGCTTTGAGCCGATGTTGATTTGGCGAGCGGTTGTATTACCGGCGCTGAGCTAG
- a CDS encoding Bcr/CflA family efflux MFS transporter, whose protein sequence is MALTFRLTPGGRVIDSGDQLNRRMLITYIFIVAFSISLIPYTIDPYLPAFPQIGEFFGVPNGTVQASLAGVTIGLAFGQLVAGPMSDAFGRRPLLLMAMFGFAASAIALFFVKEIGYFLVLRFTMGFFAASADVVSRAVVRDLFRGQPMLKMLSRVFLIQGLSPIIGPIVGSQLVSVFPWQSIFLTFGFFGLALAIASTFFLVETLPKAQRRSSTPIGLARGYVSVLKDRAYVGLLLVSALQLSALFGYLNTVSYLYQETFELSPGEFGIWFAVNSAALWLGVQFGGIMAKYFKAQWMLVVYSAAGALAGLYLMFTAGSSILIAEIGFFILVFFFGAPATGIPTLALLNHGSEAGTAASLMGVTNFTMTSIMSMVYAGLSVTSTFDVGLLIFSFFALSVLSLIFIVRPWTLPDLRKPLAQEEVH, encoded by the coding sequence GTGGCTCTTACTTTCCGACTTACTCCAGGAGGTCGGGTTATAGATTCCGGCGATCAACTAAATCGTCGAATGCTTATCACCTACATCTTCATCGTCGCCTTTTCAATCAGTCTCATCCCCTACACAATCGACCCCTATCTACCTGCGTTCCCGCAGATTGGTGAGTTCTTTGGGGTTCCCAATGGCACCGTCCAGGCATCTCTGGCTGGAGTGACTATTGGTTTGGCCTTTGGCCAGCTGGTTGCGGGCCCAATGTCGGACGCCTTTGGTCGCAGGCCGCTCCTACTCATGGCCATGTTTGGCTTTGCGGCTAGCGCGATTGCACTGTTTTTTGTGAAGGAAATTGGTTACTTCCTAGTTCTGCGCTTCACGATGGGATTCTTTGCAGCGAGCGCTGATGTGGTCTCGCGAGCCGTGGTTCGAGATTTGTTCCGCGGTCAACCCATGCTCAAGATGCTCTCTCGGGTGTTCTTGATTCAGGGGCTTTCCCCGATCATTGGCCCGATTGTGGGATCACAATTGGTCTCTGTCTTCCCCTGGCAATCGATATTTTTGACCTTTGGCTTTTTTGGTCTGGCACTTGCTATTGCCTCGACCTTCTTCCTAGTTGAAACTCTCCCCAAGGCCCAGCGTCGCTCCAGCACCCCAATTGGCCTTGCCCGCGGCTATGTGTCGGTTTTGAAGGACCGTGCCTACGTCGGACTGCTGCTAGTTAGCGCGTTGCAACTGAGTGCACTCTTTGGATATCTGAACACGGTTTCCTACCTCTACCAAGAGACCTTTGAGTTATCCCCGGGTGAGTTCGGTATTTGGTTTGCTGTGAACTCCGCAGCGCTCTGGCTCGGAGTTCAGTTCGGCGGGATTATGGCTAAGTACTTCAAGGCACAGTGGATGCTGGTGGTTTATTCGGCAGCTGGCGCGCTTGCAGGTTTGTATTTGATGTTTACCGCGGGTAGCAGCATCTTGATTGCCGAAATCGGGTTCTTTATCTTGGTCTTCTTCTTCGGAGCTCCCGCTACTGGAATCCCAACGCTGGCACTTTTGAACCACGGTTCGGAGGCTGGCACGGCAGCTTCACTTATGGGCGTGACCAACTTCACGATGACCTCGATCATGAGCATGGTTTATGCCGGCTTGAGTGTCACCTCAACCTTTGATGTTGGGCTTCTGATATTCAGCTTCTTTGCTCTGTCGGTGCTGAGTCTGATCTTCATAGTTAGGCCCTGGACTCTGCCTGATCTGAGAAAACCGCTGGCTCAGGAAGAAGTTCATTGA
- the zupT gene encoding zinc transporter ZupT gives MSVDSALLLAFLVTLGAGLATGIGSTIAFLSKTTNKSFFALSMGFSAGVMIYLSFAEILPKATGYIASESNDIQASALAAGSLIAGMVLMAIIDAFVPSGANPHENTDVELMTTGEIRQVPEQKRLMQIGVFIALAIAIHNFPEGLATFLLVLDDPQVGIALAIAVAMHNIPEGIAVSVPVYYATKSKIKAFRLSFLSGLAEPAGAVIGYLLLAQFLSDFVLGIIFAMVAGVMVFLAIDTLLPTARNSSRGHLTVYGVMAGMSVMALSLVLLRL, from the coding sequence GTGTCGGTGGATAGCGCACTACTGCTTGCCTTCTTGGTTACCTTAGGGGCGGGTCTAGCCACTGGAATTGGCTCAACGATTGCCTTTTTGAGCAAGACGACCAATAAGTCTTTTTTTGCGCTCTCGATGGGCTTCTCTGCCGGAGTCATGATCTACCTGAGCTTCGCGGAGATCCTGCCCAAGGCCACTGGCTACATCGCATCTGAGTCAAACGATATTCAGGCCTCCGCCCTGGCTGCGGGTTCACTGATTGCGGGCATGGTCTTGATGGCAATCATCGATGCCTTTGTGCCATCGGGCGCGAATCCGCACGAGAACACCGATGTCGAGCTAATGACCACGGGTGAAATCAGACAGGTTCCTGAGCAAAAACGTCTGATGCAAATCGGTGTCTTCATCGCTCTGGCAATTGCGATCCATAACTTCCCAGAGGGTCTAGCAACTTTTCTGCTGGTGCTGGATGATCCTCAGGTTGGCATCGCGCTGGCGATTGCCGTCGCGATGCACAACATACCTGAAGGTATCGCTGTTTCAGTCCCCGTTTACTACGCGACCAAATCCAAGATCAAGGCCTTTCGTCTCAGCTTCCTCTCCGGCTTAGCTGAACCCGCGGGTGCTGTGATTGGCTACCTGCTACTAGCCCAATTCCTGAGCGATTTCGTACTTGGCATCATCTTTGCCATGGTGGCTGGCGTCATGGTTTTCCTGGCCATCGACACCCTATTGCCAACCGCAAGAAACTCTTCTCGCGGTCACCTAACCGTGTATGGAGTGATGGCTGGAATGAGCGTTATGGCGCTCAGCCTTGTATTGCTAAGGCTCTAG
- the nrdH gene encoding glutaredoxin-like protein NrdH gives MAVTVYTLPACVQCDSTKRMLQRNQIEFEVVDMSQDPVALEMVKTMGYTAAPVVVAGDEHWSGFRMDKIQALSA, from the coding sequence ATGGCGGTGACCGTTTACACGCTCCCAGCGTGTGTACAGTGCGACAGCACTAAGCGCATGCTGCAGCGCAACCAGATCGAGTTCGAAGTGGTTGACATGAGCCAGGATCCAGTAGCGCTCGAAATGGTCAAGACCATGGGTTACACCGCTGCTCCTGTAGTCGTTGCCGGTGATGAGCACTGGAGCGGCTTCCGAATGGACAAGATTCAAGCCCTAAGCGCCTAA
- the nrdF gene encoding class 1b ribonucleoside-diphosphate reductase subunit beta, which produces MTTKLITRPINWNKIEDSVDLDVWNRLTQNFWLPEKVPLSNDVQSWGTLRPHEQKLTMHVFTGLTMLDTIQGTVGSMSLMPDARTPHEEAVITNIAFMESVHAKSYSSVFSTLCSTNEIDEAFRWSEDNPYLQKKAEIILGYYRGDDPLKRKVASTLLESFLFYSGFYLPMYWSSRAKLTNTADLIRLIIRDEAIHGYYIGYKFQLGYNEASTSRQEELKGYTYDLLLELYENEVKYTADLYDEIGLTHDVKQFLHYNGNKALMNLGFDPLFPKDDCQVSPAILSALSPASDENHDFFSGSGSSYVIGKHEATTDDDWDF; this is translated from the coding sequence ATGACTACCAAGCTCATCACTCGTCCAATCAACTGGAACAAGATCGAGGACTCCGTCGATCTGGATGTTTGGAACCGTCTCACCCAGAACTTCTGGCTGCCAGAGAAGGTGCCACTGTCTAACGACGTTCAGTCCTGGGGCACCCTGCGTCCGCACGAGCAGAAGCTAACCATGCACGTCTTCACCGGACTAACCATGCTCGACACAATTCAGGGCACCGTTGGTTCGATGAGCCTGATGCCAGATGCCAGAACTCCTCACGAGGAGGCTGTGATCACCAATATCGCGTTCATGGAGTCAGTGCACGCCAAGAGCTACTCCAGCGTGTTCTCAACCCTGTGCTCCACCAACGAGATTGATGAGGCATTCCGCTGGTCTGAAGACAACCCATACCTGCAGAAGAAGGCAGAGATCATCCTAGGTTACTACCGTGGTGATGACCCTCTGAAGCGCAAGGTTGCCTCCACTCTTCTGGAGTCCTTCTTGTTCTACTCAGGCTTCTACCTACCGATGTACTGGTCATCACGAGCCAAGCTGACCAACACCGCTGACCTAATCCGTCTAATCATTCGTGACGAGGCCATCCACGGTTACTACATCGGATACAAGTTCCAGCTTGGATACAACGAGGCTTCCACCTCGCGTCAGGAAGAGCTAAAGGGCTACACCTATGACCTACTACTCGAGCTATACGAGAACGAGGTCAAGTACACCGCGGATCTATACGACGAGATTGGTCTAACCCACGACGTCAAGCAGTTCCTGCACTACAACGGCAACAAGGCACTGATGAACCTTGGCTTTGACCCACTGTTCCCGAAGGATGACTGCCAGGTCTCCCCTGCGATCCTCAGCGCCCTGAGCCCAGCCAGCGATGAGAACCACGACTTCTTCTCAGGCTCTGGCTCCTCCTACGTAATCGGTAAGCACGAAGCAACCACCGACGACGACTGGGACTTCTAA